From the Candidatus Anstonellales archaeon genome, one window contains:
- a CDS encoding arginine--tRNA ligase has translation MRTIFLKKEVEDKISKLISEATGISSQDALRTLETPKNNFGDVASTVSFQVAKRYGGKKPSEVAKEIEGNIGKDEWILKVEAVGPYLNFFLSDEFYSYACARVIEMGERFGKERKDGGKILLEFPSVNPNKPWHVGHLRNAILGDCVGRLLEFVGRKVERQDYIDDLGLQVAESLWGYLNLERESVGKFDHWIGKQYVEVEKRMDSEKVKEEVRALLKKMETGDKEISALHQEMVETCVRAQYETAIGMGVYHDVLIKESDIVSTIYKEGIELLLKSKSVVYEREGQNAGCIVARIRGEEFEGMKNPDVVLVRSDGTATYTAKDVIFHLWKFGKLKGRLKYRKFISQPNGKDCFISAQDGIEMEFGKADQCINVIGMEQTYQQKVVKEILRSLGYEKEAEALRHLSYEHAYLPSGRFSGREGTWIGYTADELIEEGIRRAREKVVRKMSEEEKEKVAREVAIGAIRFSLVSKSPEKKIVFDWDKALSLEGDSAPYLQYAYARICGIISKGGGLKTEVKRKIAYRYTPEEKNLLKVILKFPEILEEAARELWPHRICEYALDIASAFNKFYTTSPVIKATGDEKEARIRILIASRNCIKNTLSLLGIAALEEM, from the coding sequence ATGAGGACGATTTTCTTGAAAAAAGAAGTAGAAGACAAGATTTCAAAGCTTATTTCTGAGGCAACTGGGATTTCATCACAAGACGCACTGCGCACACTAGAGACTCCAAAAAACAATTTTGGAGATGTTGCTTCAACTGTCTCCTTTCAGGTTGCAAAGCGATATGGGGGGAAAAAGCCAAGCGAAGTAGCCAAGGAAATTGAAGGAAACATTGGAAAGGATGAGTGGATTTTGAAAGTAGAAGCGGTTGGTCCTTACCTTAATTTTTTTCTTTCAGATGAGTTCTATTCTTATGCATGTGCAAGAGTCATCGAGATGGGAGAAAGGTTTGGGAAAGAAAGAAAGGATGGAGGAAAGATTCTGCTTGAATTTCCTTCCGTAAACCCAAACAAACCTTGGCACGTTGGACACTTACGAAACGCAATTCTGGGAGATTGTGTTGGAAGATTACTGGAGTTTGTTGGAAGAAAGGTAGAAAGACAAGATTATATAGATGACTTAGGATTGCAAGTTGCAGAAAGTCTGTGGGGGTATCTAAACCTTGAAAGAGAATCTGTAGGAAAGTTTGACCATTGGATTGGGAAACAGTATGTAGAAGTGGAAAAGCGAATGGATAGTGAAAAAGTGAAAGAGGAGGTTAGAGCTCTGCTAAAAAAAATGGAAACGGGGGACAAAGAAATATCTGCTTTGCATCAGGAAATGGTTGAGACGTGTGTTAGAGCTCAGTACGAAACTGCTATTGGTATGGGAGTATATCACGATGTGCTTATAAAAGAGTCAGATATTGTGAGTACTATATACAAGGAGGGGATTGAGCTACTACTAAAAAGCAAAAGCGTCGTATACGAACGCGAAGGGCAAAATGCAGGTTGCATTGTTGCACGCATACGGGGGGAAGAATTTGAGGGGATGAAAAATCCAGATGTGGTTCTTGTTAGAAGCGACGGAACGGCTACTTACACTGCAAAAGATGTCATTTTTCATCTGTGGAAGTTTGGAAAGCTAAAAGGTCGACTTAAATACAGAAAGTTTATTTCGCAACCTAACGGAAAGGACTGTTTTATTAGTGCGCAAGATGGAATTGAGATGGAATTTGGGAAAGCAGACCAGTGCATAAACGTAATAGGAATGGAACAGACATATCAGCAGAAGGTAGTTAAAGAAATTTTAAGGTCTTTGGGTTATGAGAAAGAAGCAGAGGCTTTGCGCCACTTGTCTTATGAACACGCTTATCTTCCCAGTGGAAGATTCTCAGGAAGAGAAGGAACGTGGATAGGATATACGGCAGACGAACTTATCGAAGAAGGGATAAGGAGGGCTCGAGAGAAAGTAGTTAGAAAGATGAGTGAGGAGGAGAAGGAGAAAGTGGCACGAGAAGTAGCTATCGGGGCTATTAGGTTTTCTTTAGTTTCAAAATCCCCTGAAAAAAAGATTGTCTTTGATTGGGATAAGGCTCTCTCACTGGAAGGAGATTCTGCACCGTATTTGCAGTACGCCTATGCAAGGATTTGTGGTATAATTAGCAAGGGAGGCGGACTTAAAACTGAAGTAAAAAGGAAGATTGCATATAGGTATACGCCTGAAGAGAAAAACCTTTTGAAAGTAATTTTGAAGTTTCCAGAAATACTGGAGGAAGCTGCAAGAGAACTTTGGCCTCATAGAATCTGCGAGTATGCCCTTGATATAGCCTCTGCGTTCAATAAATTTTATACGACTTCTCCAGTAATCAAAGCTACTGGTGATGAGAAGGAAGCCAGAATCAGAATATTGATTGCCTCACGAAACTGCATAAAGAATACACTTTCTTTATTGGGGATAGCGGCACTTGAGGAAATGTAG
- a CDS encoding minichromosome maintenance protein MCM has translation MAEYEETVVEEFRQFFSSVMEKEISNLALVYPSVRSLVVSYPLLEKFNADLADALILKPDEVIEAAEEGIRQMGVGMPGIDFKPHVRFCDLPDKNLLVQDISSKHIERLIAVKGVVTKRTEVMHKVQIAVYRCRNCNKEEKIPMLKKAAPPQKCKGCGGKELLFQEEESYFVDIQKAEMQDLLERIRGGAPAARIMLFLEDDYVNSITPGDNIEVTGIMRIMPLIPNRGRGGGPKVQTYSRYLDVMHIKKMQKEFEELEINEEDIKKIKELAADPRIYTRMVKSLAPSIYGHEEVKEGILLQLFGGTRDKKLEGTGGVVRDDMHILLIGDPGAAKTRFLLNVTALAPKSIYVSGKTATGVGLTASAERDEMGEGGWTLKAGALVIASGGIGAIDEFDKIEESERAIMHEVMESQTISIAKAGIVAKFRAKTAILAAANPKMGRFDPGKPPGEQFDIPTTLLSRFDLIFPIIDIMDEEKDTKLAQHILKIHRKAAERSALEEGDEKEREGEFKEEVSDPDQISQELLRKYISYARKEIRPVLTPEAENRLQDYYVQLRSQAKRSGGGVPITPRQIEGLIRMSEASAKIRLSEKVELQDAERAIRLMDWILHKVYTDRETGRIDIDIVTTGIPKSKRDKIETIIGIIRELQREYDSVEIAKVVERAKEYKDIDEVFVRRTIEELIDRGELYRREPGFVRLVNP, from the coding sequence ATGGCTGAATACGAAGAGACGGTGGTTGAAGAATTCAGACAGTTTTTTTCATCTGTCATGGAAAAGGAAATAAGTAATCTTGCACTGGTCTATCCGTCAGTTAGGAGTCTTGTTGTGTCGTATCCTCTCCTGGAGAAGTTTAATGCAGACCTTGCTGATGCGCTTATCCTAAAACCTGATGAAGTGATTGAAGCTGCTGAAGAAGGGATAAGACAGATGGGCGTTGGGATGCCGGGGATAGATTTTAAACCCCACGTTCGCTTCTGCGACCTGCCGGATAAAAACTTGCTGGTGCAGGATATAAGCTCAAAGCATATAGAACGACTTATCGCTGTAAAAGGGGTTGTGACAAAAAGAACAGAGGTTATGCATAAGGTTCAGATTGCAGTATATAGGTGCCGAAATTGTAATAAAGAGGAAAAAATCCCGATGCTCAAAAAAGCCGCACCTCCGCAAAAGTGCAAGGGTTGCGGTGGTAAGGAACTCCTCTTTCAGGAGGAAGAATCGTATTTCGTTGATATCCAAAAGGCTGAGATGCAGGACCTCTTAGAAAGAATTAGAGGAGGAGCGCCGGCTGCAAGAATAATGCTTTTTCTTGAAGACGACTATGTAAATTCAATAACTCCCGGCGACAACATTGAAGTTACCGGAATTATGAGAATAATGCCGCTTATTCCGAACCGAGGAAGAGGCGGAGGTCCAAAGGTCCAAACTTATAGTCGCTATCTTGATGTGATGCATATAAAAAAGATGCAGAAAGAGTTTGAAGAACTTGAAATCAATGAGGAGGATATTAAAAAAATAAAAGAACTTGCCGCAGACCCAAGGATTTATACTCGAATGGTGAAGTCTCTTGCTCCTTCAATATATGGGCACGAGGAAGTAAAGGAGGGAATATTATTACAGTTATTTGGAGGAACAAGAGACAAAAAGCTTGAAGGTACAGGCGGAGTTGTAAGAGATGACATGCATATCTTGTTGATAGGTGATCCTGGAGCTGCAAAAACAAGATTCTTATTGAACGTTACAGCACTTGCACCTAAAAGCATTTATGTATCTGGAAAGACGGCAACAGGAGTAGGTCTCACGGCTTCGGCTGAAAGAGATGAAATGGGGGAAGGGGGATGGACGCTTAAGGCAGGCGCTCTTGTCATTGCATCTGGAGGGATAGGTGCCATCGATGAATTTGACAAGATAGAAGAAAGCGAAAGAGCAATAATGCATGAAGTAATGGAAAGCCAAACAATAAGTATTGCAAAAGCAGGAATAGTAGCAAAATTCAGAGCAAAGACAGCTATTCTTGCGGCAGCAAACCCAAAAATGGGAAGATTCGACCCTGGCAAACCTCCTGGAGAACAGTTCGACATTCCAACAACGTTGCTATCAAGATTTGATTTGATTTTTCCAATAATAGATATAATGGACGAAGAAAAGGACACAAAGCTTGCTCAACATATATTAAAGATACACCGAAAAGCTGCAGAAAGAAGTGCATTGGAAGAAGGTGATGAAAAAGAGAGGGAAGGTGAGTTTAAGGAGGAGGTATCTGACCCTGACCAGATAAGCCAAGAACTTCTTAGAAAGTACATTTCTTATGCAAGAAAGGAAATAAGACCCGTGCTTACTCCTGAAGCTGAGAATAGACTGCAAGACTATTATGTCCAACTTCGCAGTCAGGCAAAAAGAAGTGGGGGGGGTGTTCCGATTACTCCCAGGCAGATAGAAGGACTTATTAGGATGAGTGAGGCTTCTGCAAAGATAAGATTATCTGAAAAGGTTGAGTTGCAGGACGCTGAGAGGGCGATTAGGCTTATGGATTGGATTTTGCATAAGGTTTATACTGACAGAGAAACTGGTAGGATAGACATAGATATAGTAACCACCGGGATTCCAAAATCAAAAAGAGATAAAATAGAAACCATAATCGGAATTATAAGGGAATTGCAAAGAGAGTATGATTCAGTTGAGATAGCAAAAGTGGTTGAGCGGGCAAAGGAATATAAGGATATTGACGAAGTTTTTGTAAGAAGAACGATAGAGGAACTGATTGACAGAGGTGAACTATACAGAAGAGAACCTGGTTTTGTGCGTCTGGTCAATCCTTAA
- a CDS encoding potassium channel family protein, translated as MREDVVYPLLALVIMVVIAIMAYHFLEGWDFLTSSLYATATVTTIGYSEVSPKTLYGKVFTIVFMIGGVATGFYALIRLSHFSKETFEKRFRKIAEKLEDMDERKRV; from the coding sequence ATGAGAGAAGACGTGGTGTACCCCCTTCTTGCGCTCGTTATCATGGTAGTTATAGCAATAATGGCATACCACTTTTTAGAAGGGTGGGATTTCTTAACGTCAAGTCTCTATGCAACGGCGACTGTGACGACAATTGGGTATAGTGAAGTTAGCCCAAAAACGCTCTATGGAAAGGTATTCACAATAGTTTTTATGATAGGGGGAGTTGCCACAGGATTCTATGCTCTTATACGGCTGTCTCATTTCTCCAAAGAGACGTTTGAAAAAAGATTTAGAAAAATAGCAGAAAAGTTAGAAGATATGGATGAGAGAAAGCGCGTATAA
- a CDS encoding UPF0147 family protein: protein MQAEKISYILRLMEELIEDTSIPKNIRKAVSDAKEKVAEEGDIKIRASSAIYLLDSISEDINMPIHARTQIWTILSELESLKEE from the coding sequence ATGCAAGCAGAGAAAATATCTTATATTCTCCGACTGATGGAAGAGTTGATAGAAGATACATCTATTCCAAAGAATATCAGGAAAGCAGTTTCAGATGCGAAAGAGAAAGTAGCCGAAGAGGGGGATATAAAAATACGAGCAAGCTCAGCTATTTATCTGCTTGATTCTATCTCCGAAGACATAAACATGCCCATCCATGCTCGAACCCAGATATGGACCATTCTGTCAGAATTAGAGTCATTAAAGGAAGAATAA
- a CDS encoding MoaD/ThiS family protein — protein sequence MQVIIDEKKKKIKFSGTIERLLKKLKLGRETVVVKVNGKLAPENMRLKGEEKVEIIKVVFGG from the coding sequence ATGCAAGTTATCATTGACGAAAAAAAGAAAAAAATCAAATTTTCAGGAACAATTGAACGACTTCTCAAAAAACTTAAGTTAGGGCGAGAAACTGTGGTTGTAAAAGTAAATGGGAAGCTTGCCCCAGAGAATATGAGATTAAAGGGGGAGGAAAAAGTAGAGATAATAAAAGTAGTATTTGGGGGTTGA
- the eno gene encoding phosphopyruvate hydratase has product MSKITRVIGRQILDSRGNPTVEVDVFSGSLMGRGVAPSGASKGRHEAAEIRDGGKRWNGKGVDKAVKNVNSIIAKNLLGKNAEDQAEIDRLLIKLDGTPNKSFIGSNAIVATSMACARLGAQCAGEPLYKHLGGRLLPIPFMNILNGGMHAGNELSIQEFMIAPVRAKNFREAIRMGSEIYHCLGRILEKKYGKSAKNVGDEGGYAPPLKTTNEAIETLLLSIDESGYQKQVKIAIDVAATSFYSKRTYLIDGKKLSTQMMFEYYSQLLGTYPIISLEDPFHENDFDSFAEITATKKVQIVGDDLLVSNPSRIQTAINKKSCNALLLKINQIGTVTEALNSYKLAKSAGWKIMVSHRSGETEDTFISDFAVGTTSGQIKAGAPARGERTAKYNRLIRIEEELGSKAQFAAFR; this is encoded by the coding sequence ATGTCAAAAATAACGCGTGTTATAGGCCGCCAGATTCTGGATTCAAGGGGAAATCCTACTGTAGAAGTTGATGTATTCTCAGGTTCACTTATGGGAAGGGGGGTAGCCCCCTCAGGTGCATCAAAAGGAAGACACGAAGCAGCCGAAATCCGTGATGGAGGAAAAAGATGGAATGGCAAAGGGGTTGACAAAGCTGTAAAAAACGTAAACTCCATAATTGCAAAAAACCTCTTAGGTAAAAACGCAGAGGACCAGGCGGAAATAGATCGACTACTCATCAAACTGGATGGCACACCAAACAAATCATTTATCGGTTCAAATGCAATCGTTGCAACTTCAATGGCGTGTGCAAGGCTCGGTGCGCAATGTGCAGGAGAGCCGCTATATAAACATCTTGGTGGAAGACTTCTTCCTATTCCCTTTATGAATATCCTAAATGGAGGAATGCATGCTGGAAATGAGCTATCCATCCAGGAGTTCATGATAGCCCCCGTGCGTGCAAAAAACTTTCGCGAAGCAATAAGAATGGGAAGCGAGATTTATCATTGCCTTGGGAGGATATTGGAAAAGAAATATGGAAAAAGCGCAAAAAACGTAGGAGATGAAGGTGGCTATGCTCCTCCATTGAAAACAACAAACGAAGCCATAGAGACACTTCTACTTTCCATAGATGAGTCAGGCTACCAAAAACAAGTCAAAATTGCAATAGATGTTGCAGCAACTTCATTCTATTCAAAAAGAACTTATTTAATAGATGGTAAAAAGCTAAGCACCCAGATGATGTTTGAATACTATTCACAGCTTCTTGGAACCTACCCTATAATCAGTCTTGAAGACCCCTTCCATGAAAACGACTTTGACTCGTTTGCAGAGATAACAGCAACTAAAAAGGTTCAAATAGTAGGAGACGATTTACTTGTAAGCAATCCTTCCAGAATCCAAACAGCTATAAACAAAAAATCTTGTAACGCCCTTCTCTTAAAGATAAATCAGATAGGAACTGTGACCGAAGCTCTCAATTCCTACAAACTCGCAAAATCGGCCGGTTGGAAAATTATGGTCTCCCACCGCTCAGGCGAAACCGAAGATACTTTCATTTCCGATTTTGCAGTCGGAACAACCAGTGGCCAAATAAAAGCAGGTGCGCCTGCAAGAGGAGAGAGAACAGCTAAATACAACCGCCTAATAAGAATAGAAGAGGAGCTTGGAAGTAAAGCCCAATTTGCAGCTTTTAGATAA
- the eif1A gene encoding translation initiation factor eIF-1A encodes MEEQESIGRVRLAKEDEIYGVIVSNVGSSHLIVQCKDGRERMCRIPGKIKRDIWVKEGDVVLVKPWQLESDKKCDLVWRYNRLQAEWLRKKGII; translated from the coding sequence ATGGAAGAACAGGAATCGATAGGACGCGTGAGGCTTGCAAAGGAAGACGAAATTTATGGGGTTATAGTATCAAACGTAGGCTCCTCTCATCTTATTGTGCAATGCAAGGATGGGCGTGAGCGTATGTGTAGGATTCCGGGAAAGATAAAAAGAGATATATGGGTTAAGGAAGGGGATGTAGTTTTAGTAAAACCATGGCAGCTTGAATCAGACAAAAAATGCGACTTGGTTTGGAGGTACAATCGACTACAAGCTGAGTGGCTAAGGAAGAAAGGAATTATTTAA
- a CDS encoding presenilin family intramembrane aspartyl protease produces MSKVTFSIILMFALAQVIGIFTGIGLIGLARVEPQLMEFNISPTEDVNSISNAFFIFIYMMVGAAALFVVLKVYKGIILFNIINFLVVFLGSNVVFLVMFNHFDIPFNLSILYSILVSLLLAGLNILRSEINNFAAIISSSGVGALFGFSIGFYPAIVLVVLLAIYDYWAVFKTKHMIKFATEFGKRKLPFFVSSKETRRIKEKLESSKGVVEVEKEVEGGSISLGTGDIAIPVMLAVSSYDAFGFEGVIAVFIGCVFGLSAIVSMVYKNRIFLPAIPPICLGGLLSLLVLEIVRSVILF; encoded by the coding sequence ATGAGTAAAGTGACATTTTCAATAATTTTGATGTTTGCTCTTGCACAGGTTATAGGGATTTTTACAGGAATAGGTCTTATAGGGCTGGCACGTGTAGAACCTCAACTGATGGAGTTTAATATTTCTCCAACAGAAGATGTAAACAGTATAAGCAATGCTTTTTTTATTTTTATTTATATGATGGTGGGAGCGGCTGCATTATTCGTTGTGTTAAAGGTTTATAAAGGAATTATTTTATTTAACATTATTAATTTTTTAGTTGTCTTCTTGGGTTCAAATGTAGTCTTTTTAGTAATGTTTAATCATTTTGATATTCCGTTTAACTTGAGCATCTTATATTCTATTTTAGTTTCGCTGTTATTAGCTGGATTAAATATTTTGCGGTCAGAAATAAACAACTTTGCTGCCATAATATCAAGCAGTGGTGTGGGGGCACTTTTTGGATTTTCGATTGGTTTTTATCCTGCAATTGTCCTCGTGGTTCTTCTTGCCATTTATGATTATTGGGCAGTCTTCAAAACTAAGCATATGATAAAATTTGCAACTGAATTTGGGAAGAGAAAACTTCCGTTTTTTGTATCCTCAAAAGAAACAAGGAGGATCAAGGAAAAATTAGAAAGCAGCAAAGGCGTTGTAGAGGTTGAGAAGGAAGTTGAGGGAGGAAGCATTTCACTTGGAACGGGAGATATAGCTATACCCGTAATGTTGGCTGTTTCTAGTTATGACGCATTTGGGTTTGAAGGAGTGATAGCAGTTTTTATTGGATGTGTTTTTGGACTGAGTGCAATTGTGAGTATGGTATATAAAAATAGAATCTTTTTACCTGCGATACCTCCAATTTGCTTGGGAGGATTACTTTCTTTATTAGTCTTGGAAATTGTGAGGTCAGTCATACTTTTTTAA
- a CDS encoding translation initiation factor IF-2 subunit beta: protein MKNYEKLLDNAYAGIPARSREESRFEIPVLEVFFQGTKTIVKNFDDAVDKIRRERREIIKYLTKELALPVTYENGRMVFSGKVNERLLNEKFSDYVNKNVICKECKRPDTTIIEEHGIKMLKCEACGAKCSLR, encoded by the coding sequence ATGAAGAATTATGAAAAGTTGCTTGATAATGCTTATGCTGGGATTCCGGCACGCTCCCGTGAAGAGAGCCGGTTTGAGATACCAGTTCTAGAGGTTTTTTTTCAAGGGACTAAGACTATTGTAAAAAATTTTGACGATGCAGTGGATAAGATTAGGCGAGAAAGGCGGGAGATAATAAAATACCTGACAAAAGAACTTGCACTTCCAGTAACGTATGAAAATGGAAGGATGGTTTTTAGTGGGAAGGTAAATGAGCGTCTTTTGAATGAAAAATTCTCAGATTATGTAAACAAAAACGTGATTTGCAAAGAATGCAAAAGGCCAGATACCACTATAATTGAGGAACATGGCATAAAGATGCTTAAATGTGAAGCGTGTGGAGCTAAATGCTCACTTAGATAA
- a CDS encoding TIGR00269 family protein, producing MNNALKCHKCDREATAYLISLNINLCKNHFTEYFEKKFFRTIREFELIKKDETVAVGLSGGKDSSVMLYCLKKLQNIFPFKLVAITVDEGIRGYRPSSLILAKKLCRRLGIPLKIVSFRSYIGKSLDEIVKRRKRQSCSFCGVFRRYLLNKAAKEISADKLAIGHNLDDFAQTAIMNIIRNEPSRLARFGVRSGVFEEGGFVTRIKPLARLGEKEVAIYALLRKIPLHMRECPYARHALRQRVRKMINELEERYPGTKQRIFASFLDIQSALKKKYALRKSAIKLCRSCGEPSGGSICMSCKMIEKI from the coding sequence ATGAACAACGCTCTAAAGTGCCACAAGTGCGATAGGGAAGCCACCGCCTATCTTATATCTCTTAATATTAATCTTTGCAAAAACCATTTTACAGAATATTTTGAGAAAAAATTTTTTAGAACAATAAGAGAGTTCGAACTGATTAAAAAAGATGAAACGGTTGCGGTAGGCCTTTCCGGAGGTAAGGACAGCTCAGTTATGTTATATTGCCTCAAAAAGTTGCAAAATATCTTTCCGTTTAAATTGGTTGCAATCACCGTTGATGAAGGAATAAGGGGGTATAGGCCATCTTCGCTTATTCTTGCAAAAAAACTTTGCAGGAGACTTGGAATTCCACTTAAAATCGTTTCTTTTAGATCATATATAGGAAAGAGCCTGGATGAAATAGTCAAGAGAAGAAAGAGACAATCCTGCTCATTCTGTGGGGTTTTTAGAAGGTATCTGTTAAACAAAGCTGCAAAGGAAATAAGTGCAGATAAGCTTGCGATAGGACACAATTTAGATGATTTTGCTCAGACTGCGATTATGAACATAATACGAAATGAGCCTTCCAGACTTGCAAGGTTTGGCGTCAGAAGTGGAGTTTTTGAAGAGGGAGGCTTTGTAACAAGAATCAAGCCTCTTGCCAGATTGGGCGAAAAAGAGGTTGCTATTTATGCTCTTCTTCGTAAAATTCCACTACACATGAGGGAATGTCCATATGCCAGACATGCTCTCCGACAAAGAGTAAGAAAAATGATAAATGAGTTAGAGGAGAGGTACCCGGGTACCAAGCAACGAATATTTGCGAGCTTTCTTGATATCCAGAGTGCGTTGAAAAAAAAGTATGCTTTAAGAAAAAGCGCAATAAAACTCTGTAGATCTTGCGGCGAACCGAGTGGAGGAAGTATATGTATGAGTTGTAAAATGATTGAAAAAATCTGA
- a CDS encoding serine protein kinase RIO: MALLLSKKKRPKKEEKQIKKENKIEGEVFDRNTLICLSSLIGRGVIESVEGVICRGKEANIFLAKKGEEFFAVKIFRIETRTFWRLLPYVNGDPRFEGALKKRRALAFVLARKEFSNLKVAWEANVRCPKPIKFLRNILISTFLGENGIRYPRLAEAGSENPETDLNRILEEIKRLYSAGLVHSDISEYNVVMCSDGPYLIDFAQAVSIKHPRANEFLERDVSNIIRYFEKKYGIRRNKEAEIAKIISV; the protein is encoded by the coding sequence ATGGCACTTCTACTTTCAAAGAAAAAGCGTCCTAAGAAAGAGGAGAAGCAAATTAAGAAAGAGAATAAGATAGAAGGGGAGGTGTTTGATAGAAACACGTTAATTTGCTTAAGCTCGCTTATAGGGAGAGGGGTTATAGAATCTGTTGAAGGAGTTATTTGCCGCGGAAAGGAAGCAAATATTTTTCTTGCAAAGAAAGGAGAAGAATTTTTTGCTGTGAAGATATTTAGAATTGAGACTAGAACTTTTTGGCGCCTTTTACCTTATGTAAATGGAGACCCGCGCTTTGAAGGAGCGCTCAAAAAAAGAAGAGCGCTTGCTTTTGTCCTTGCAAGAAAGGAATTTTCAAATCTAAAAGTAGCATGGGAGGCTAATGTGCGATGCCCAAAGCCTATAAAGTTTCTACGCAACATTTTAATCTCAACGTTTTTGGGAGAGAACGGAATCAGATATCCAAGATTAGCAGAGGCTGGAAGTGAAAATCCAGAAACAGACCTTAATAGAATTTTGGAGGAGATTAAGAGGCTCTATTCTGCAGGACTGGTGCATTCTGACATTTCAGAGTATAATGTGGTTATGTGTTCTGATGGCCCATATCTGATAGATTTTGCGCAGGCAGTTTCAATAAAGCACCCGCGAGCAAATGAATTTTTAGAAAGGGACGTATCAAATATTATAAGATATTTTGAAAAAAAGTATGGAATAAGGAGAAACAAAGAAGCAGAAATTGCAAAAATCATATCGGTATAG